Proteins from one Oryza sativa Japonica Group chromosome 12, ASM3414082v1 genomic window:
- the LOC4352310 gene encoding uncharacterized protein: protein MNSTILDVFKSRNINGEFSGTVIHFYSFSYEGKDDTWYKGEIFPVMSLKTPLEKGKGIRVSIWTFPAEKEKELKEMILDLLPLESTALLKPSFAAYNSHIDRAILCCTPCTSNMTSWIAKQVQIPSDSYLQEDSKNMIRSILNLSKVMWDLGYACDGLDDPQSFIMMDSNVKLLPFGIRKRQF, encoded by the exons ATGAATAGTACCATCCTTGATGTATTTAAGTCAAGAAATATTAATGGAGAATTTTCTGGAACTGTCATACATTTTTATTCATTCAGTTATGAGGGTAAAGATGATACATGGTATAAGGGTGAAATTTTTCCTGTCATGAGCTTGAAGACACCATTAGAGAAGGGGAAAGGAATTAGAGTTTCTATATGGACATTCCCAgctgagaaagaaaaagaattgaAGGAAATGATTCTGGATCTATTGCCGTTGGAAAGTACCGCACTGCTGAAGCCAAGTTTTGCCGCGTACAATTCTCATATTGACCGTGCAATACTTTGTTGCACACCATGCACCTCAAATATGACTTCTTGGATCGCCAAGCAGGTTCAAATACCTTCCGATTCTTATCTCCAGGAGGATTCAAAAAACATGATACG CTCCATATTAAATCTGTCAAAGGTGATGTGGGACTTGGGCTATGCTTGTGATGGGTTAGATGACCCCCAAAGCTTTATTATGATGGATTCTAATGTCAAACTTCTCCCTTTTGGGATACGAAAGAGACAATTCTGA